One window of Candidatus Regiella endosymbiont of Tuberolachnus salignus genomic DNA carries:
- a CDS encoding conjugative transfer relaxase/helicase TraI domain-containing protein, translating to MLISLMALSPQRKLHSGLSGQIKLAIYGLLSLALTSKIELNHQPRVLGSQDARFAGLQISRNGETRLAADIQQAIRLAHVYPESGVIIRLSGVGIPSNVNRITGNILVPDDKTLSQAQTQPERKNQAIAIEKAAKIIQEETAQNTLKSMKSDPSNQDNGALNKVVQGVTQTTLSFERLHKLERDSVKEKLFGE from the coding sequence ATGCTTATTTCCCTCATGGCTTTGTCACCACAAAGGAAACTGCATTCTGGCTTGAGTGGACAAATTAAATTAGCAATTTACGGTCTTTTATCATTAGCGCTGACAAGTAAAATAGAACTAAACCACCAACCACGGGTGCTGGGCAGTCAGGATGCCAGATTTGCGGGCTTACAGATCAGTCGTAATGGCGAAACGCGACTCGCAGCGGATATCCAGCAAGCTATACGACTCGCGCATGTTTACCCAGAAAGCGGGGTGATAATCCGTTTATCAGGTGTTGGGATACCCAGTAACGTTAACCGTATTACCGGTAATATTCTGGTTCCTGACGATAAAACCCTGAGTCAGGCACAAACGCAACCTGAACGAAAAAATCAGGCGATAGCTATCGAAAAAGCAGCGAAGATCATCCAAGAAGAAACGGCACAGAATACATTGAAATCAATGAAATCGGATCCATCAAATCAAGATAATGGTGCACTCAATAAGGTTGTACAAGGTGTTACCCAGACAACATTGTCTTTTGAACGCTTGCATAAGCTGGAACGAGACAGTGTGAAGGAGAAGCTTTTTGGGGAATGA
- a CDS encoding glycoside hydrolase family protein → MNLTFSWRTLVGTLLLITLITLAMTIQSQYQENRQLKRSNQALRIERDAAWAQLTHHEKTGGAVTLAARMINHFEGVRYKPYFDGGGVLSVCYGHTGNDIALNKTYTQAECNKWLNDAFGKKNARAKKSFFICKSLNLI, encoded by the coding sequence ATGAACCTGACCTTTAGTTGGCGAACCCTGGTGGGAACGCTGTTACTTATTACCCTGATCACCCTCGCGATGACGATCCAATCTCAGTACCAGGAAAACCGGCAACTGAAACGATCTAATCAAGCACTGCGCATTGAAAGGGACGCCGCGTGGGCGCAGCTAACCCACCATGAAAAGACAGGTGGCGCCGTGACCCTGGCCGCTAGAATGATAAATCACTTTGAAGGAGTGAGATATAAGCCCTATTTTGACGGTGGTGGCGTACTTTCTGTCTGTTATGGGCACACGGGAAACGATATTGCACTCAATAAAACTTACACCCAAGCAGAATGCAACAAATGGCTTAACGATGCATTTGGAAAGAAAAATGCGCGGGCAAAAAAATCATTCTTCATTTGTAAAAGTTTGAATTTAATCTGA
- a CDS encoding IS3 family transposase, giving the protein MDNIKVVGIDLAKSVFQVCVWLENGSVAWNRKLSRSKLLDTVRQFPEGTLIAMEACGTSHYWGRTFNEMGYNVRLIPTQHVKALARHQKNDANDALAICETAFRPGIHFVTVKTIEQLDIKALRSARQLMVEQRTALSNQIRALAAEQGISIPVGINILQQQLPELLEDVENRLSFVLRRLLSSLLENMHSLNEHISTLTQEIAALCQQQPRYKALLAIPGVEPLIAAAFLSEVNAGQFNNGRQLSAWCGLIPRQNSSGGKTMLSSIARYPKRYRVTTDSQHNHTIAPNLLDRQFTVNTPNKVWTTDITYIRTYQGWQYLAIVMDLYSRQIVGWALAAHMRTELCLAALQMAYWRRKPNKGLIHHSDRGSQYTSREYGQHLSVRGMQASHSRKGQCWDNAPTERFFRSLKYEYLHYEVLKGHHDAKLSVLDYLAYYNSKRPHSVLGYLSPMEFERIPLIKVS; this is encoded by the coding sequence ATGGATAATATTAAAGTGGTTGGTATAGATTTAGCAAAATCTGTTTTTCAAGTCTGTGTCTGGCTAGAGAATGGTTCTGTTGCCTGGAATCGTAAACTCTCACGCAGTAAGCTGCTGGATACTGTGCGCCAGTTTCCTGAAGGGACACTCATTGCGATGGAAGCCTGTGGAACGTCCCATTATTGGGGGCGAACTTTTAATGAGATGGGCTATAACGTTAGGCTGATCCCCACGCAACACGTGAAAGCCTTAGCACGCCATCAAAAAAACGATGCCAATGATGCGTTAGCAATATGTGAGACAGCATTTCGACCAGGCATCCATTTTGTCACGGTTAAAACGATTGAGCAGCTGGATATCAAAGCTCTCCGCAGTGCGCGTCAATTAATGGTTGAACAGCGCACAGCCCTTTCAAATCAAATTCGGGCATTAGCTGCAGAACAGGGCATTTCAATTCCTGTTGGTATCAACATTTTGCAACAACAATTGCCTGAGCTCCTAGAAGATGTGGAAAACCGCTTATCCTTCGTGTTACGTCGTTTATTGTCTTCCCTGTTGGAGAACATGCATTCACTGAATGAGCATATCAGCACGCTAACTCAGGAAATAGCGGCGCTCTGTCAGCAGCAGCCCCGGTATAAAGCCCTTCTCGCTATCCCGGGAGTGGAGCCGCTTATTGCTGCTGCCTTTTTAAGTGAAGTGAATGCTGGCCAGTTTAACAATGGTAGACAACTTTCTGCCTGGTGTGGTTTGATCCCACGACAAAACAGTTCTGGTGGTAAAACCATGCTCTCCTCAATCGCCCGTTATCCGAAGCGTTACCGGGTGACAACAGACAGTCAGCATAACCACACGATTGCCCCCAATCTGCTGGACCGGCAATTTACCGTGAACACACCCAATAAGGTGTGGACAACCGATATCACCTACATCCGTACCTATCAGGGTTGGCAGTATCTCGCTATCGTAATGGATTTATACTCACGCCAGATAGTAGGTTGGGCCCTGGCAGCGCATATGCGGACTGAGCTCTGTTTAGCGGCGCTACAAATGGCGTATTGGCGTAGAAAACCTAATAAGGGGCTAATTCACCACTCAGATAGAGGCAGTCAGTACACCAGTCGTGAATACGGGCAGCATCTGTCGGTTAGGGGCATGCAGGCAAGCCACAGTAGAAAAGGCCAGTGCTGGGATAATGCCCCCACAGAGCGCTTTTTCCGCAGTCTGAAATATGAATATTTGCACTACGAAGTGCTGAAGGGTCACCATGATGCCAAGCTCAGTGTGTTGGACTATTTGGCTTATTACAATAGTAAACGTCCCCACAGTGTACTGGGATATCTTTCTCCCATGGAGTTTGAGCGAATACCATTAATCAAGGTGTCTTAA
- a CDS encoding transposase has translation MAGWVLASWYQYLLERAEWDANAARDVLRDWVVEHLSSPDGVLVVDETGFIKKGRHSAGGTTSVQRGG, from the coding sequence ATGGCTGGGTGGGTGCTCGCCTCATGGTATCAATATTTACTTGAACGTGCTGAGTGGGATGCGAATGCAGCGCGTGATGTGCTACGTGATTGGGTAGTAGAGCATCTGAGTTCTCCAGATGGCGTGCTTGTTGTGGATGAAACCGGGTTCATCAAAAAAGGCCGACACTCAGCAGGGGGTACAACGTCAGTACAACGGGGCGGGTAG
- a CDS encoding 2OG-Fe(II) oxygenase: protein MISKIIQALEKETYHTKDYPEFYAEHTLDPQVFSIEVQGLGHISMPLDVHVVECLLKISSPAKFGLREKTLLDKKVRDTHEIPADQLRITYDREIMHNMLEGMRSTLGLPENAVLTPHLHNMLIYTPGQFFKAHQDSEKIDGMIATLIVVLPSAHIGGDLIITHAGQQYRFTSENLADQTLKCIVFYADCQHEIEKIKQGYRLALTYNVVLEPAQLLPFQEEKYVNKNLEQALGDYFSSRINQGNTPIKLGYFLDHSYTEHSLRWDLLKGADYQNAQAFRHAARKLGLIPHLALADIHESWAAYGDENDPEPEELVDGDTTLVYWLDTENRPMSYGDNYFSDDEICWTKESQKEDLSDSQYEGWMGNYGNTIDYWYRRAAIVLWREADNISMCFILDYDQALADIVSLTQKPGCAEPIIDMINQAGRFLYHRRQQEAQEKYFISFTQIAVYLQSEELACTLLKEFSISVSGKESGLEALIKLQNVYGIAWCLRLLETWQARDQEDYHRRATTQIQLDIDKLIHNFITQGGDMQLAVFLVRYHVEAIIRMDKRPLTPVECMKSLNRRITALTKIMYACDVVVDHVATEKIVRHVISHVQLYPELELADLVLNLQKKRTNNLSSAYSLLQMHVEKGIHEELNKGLRSKDDWSLDAKLACTCDYCKVVMEFVKSKTESTKIWPLAAPHREHIIRNIKETTLPISFEVKKQGSPHKLIITKSDLIYKQAQERFERIKIASGMESSRT, encoded by the coding sequence ATGATTTCGAAGATCATACAAGCGCTTGAAAAAGAGACGTACCACACCAAGGATTACCCAGAATTTTATGCCGAGCATACTCTTGATCCACAAGTATTTTCAATAGAAGTCCAAGGGCTAGGCCATATTTCCATGCCGCTTGATGTGCATGTTGTCGAATGTTTATTAAAGATTTCATCGCCCGCAAAATTTGGCTTGCGTGAGAAAACCTTGCTGGATAAAAAAGTACGTGATACGCATGAAATTCCTGCTGATCAATTGCGCATCACGTATGACAGGGAAATAATGCACAACATGTTGGAGGGTATGCGAAGTACTTTAGGCTTGCCAGAAAATGCGGTGCTTACGCCCCATTTGCATAATATGCTGATTTACACTCCGGGACAGTTTTTCAAAGCACATCAGGATTCAGAAAAAATCGATGGCATGATCGCGACTCTGATCGTGGTGCTCCCGTCAGCACATATTGGGGGAGATCTGATCATCACTCATGCAGGCCAACAGTATCGATTCACATCAGAAAATCTGGCTGATCAGACATTGAAGTGCATTGTATTTTATGCGGATTGCCAGCATGAAATCGAAAAAATAAAGCAAGGCTATCGGCTTGCTTTGACCTACAACGTTGTTCTTGAACCCGCTCAACTTCTTCCTTTTCAGGAGGAAAAATATGTTAACAAAAATCTTGAACAAGCGCTTGGGGATTATTTTAGTTCGCGAATAAATCAGGGAAATACGCCAATCAAACTGGGGTATTTTCTTGACCACAGTTATACCGAGCATAGTTTGAGATGGGATCTACTCAAAGGCGCTGATTATCAGAATGCACAGGCTTTTAGGCATGCAGCGAGGAAGCTTGGCCTGATACCTCATCTCGCGCTAGCGGATATCCACGAATCCTGGGCAGCCTATGGAGATGAAAATGATCCAGAGCCGGAGGAACTGGTTGACGGTGATACCACGCTTGTCTACTGGCTTGATACGGAAAACAGGCCAATGTCATATGGGGATAACTATTTTTCTGATGATGAAATTTGTTGGACAAAAGAATCGCAAAAAGAAGATTTGAGTGACTCTCAATACGAGGGTTGGATGGGTAATTACGGTAATACGATAGATTACTGGTACCGGCGTGCAGCAATAGTTCTGTGGCGTGAAGCGGATAATATATCGATGTGTTTCATTCTCGATTACGATCAAGCACTTGCCGATATCGTGAGCCTGACGCAAAAGCCAGGTTGCGCGGAGCCTATCATTGATATGATCAATCAAGCCGGTCGTTTTTTGTACCACAGACGCCAACAGGAAGCTCAAGAAAAGTACTTCATATCATTCACTCAGATCGCCGTCTATCTTCAAAGTGAAGAACTAGCCTGCACCTTGCTGAAGGAATTTTCCATTTCAGTCAGCGGGAAAGAAAGCGGTCTTGAAGCATTGATTAAACTACAAAATGTTTATGGCATTGCTTGGTGCCTGAGATTACTCGAGACCTGGCAAGCGCGTGATCAAGAGGATTACCATCGACGTGCTACAACACAAATTCAGTTAGATATAGATAAGTTGATACACAATTTTATAACTCAGGGCGGGGACATGCAGCTAGCGGTTTTTCTGGTACGTTATCATGTTGAAGCCATAATCAGGATGGACAAGCGACCGCTCACACCTGTTGAGTGCATGAAATCGCTAAACAGACGAATAACAGCACTCACAAAAATAATGTATGCCTGTGATGTGGTTGTCGATCATGTAGCAACTGAAAAAATCGTCAGGCACGTTATCTCACATGTGCAGTTATATCCAGAGCTAGAGTTAGCAGATCTCGTGCTGAATTTGCAAAAGAAAAGGACTAACAACCTGTCATCTGCATACAGTTTATTGCAAATGCATGTAGAAAAAGGTATCCATGAAGAATTAAATAAAGGATTGCGCAGCAAAGACGATTGGTCACTCGACGCCAAATTAGCCTGCACTTGTGATTATTGCAAAGTAGTCATGGAATTTGTGAAATCGAAAACCGAATCCACCAAGATATGGCCACTTGCCGCCCCGCATCGCGAACATATTATACGCAATATCAAGGAGACCACACTACCCATCAGTTTTGAGGTAAAAAAACAGGGCTCTCCCCACAAGTTGATCATAACGAAAAGTGATCTAATCTATAAACAAGCACAAGAAAGGTTCGAAAGAATAAAGATTGCTTCAGGGATGGAAAGCAGTCGTACATAG
- a CDS encoding transposase: protein MGKGSSAFIDRELYLPKTWIADTARCRQAGIPDEADFSSKPELARQMLARAFDAGIPASWVTADCVYGGDRHLRRWREENQQPFVLAVPCNEPLWCQPFVCTQAQEMANALPNKAWRSVSAGAGSKGERWYD, encoded by the coding sequence GTGGGAAAGGGAAGCAGTGCTTTTATTGATCGAGAGTTATACTTGCCAAAAACGTGGATAGCAGACACAGCACGTTGCCGACAGGCAGGTATCCCTGATGAAGCCGACTTTAGCAGTAAGCCAGAATTAGCCCGCCAAATGTTAGCGCGGGCGTTTGATGCAGGTATACCGGCAAGTTGGGTCACGGCAGACTGTGTTTATGGAGGAGATCGCCATCTGCGTCGTTGGCGGGAAGAGAACCAGCAGCCCTTTGTGTTGGCAGTGCCTTGTAATGAACCACTGTGGTGTCAGCCATTTGTTTGCACGCAAGCCCAGGAAATGGCTAACGCATTACCGAATAAAGCCTGGCGTTCGGTTTCAGCGGGCGCAGGAAGTAAGGGAGAGCGTTGGTACGACTGA